A genome region from Schlesneria paludicola DSM 18645 includes the following:
- a CDS encoding mandelate racemase/muconate lactonizing enzyme family protein — translation MKIVEIEVVPLTGATVDGGWPQGHEPQENLHTLVQIKTDEGIHGWGSVFTSGTLVEGAVALLWPLLKGQSAVEPERVTETLRQASFWQGRGGSVEHAISGIDIALWDIMGKACNQPVSRLLGGNYRQRIMPYGSILFDEPAALRETLTSVVQRGFKAIKMGWRPFGRRNRQFDELLVRTARETVGDSVELMVDAGGSEQFWPHGTNWARETAKMLADYNITWFEEPLPPDDIEGYIELTRVSPVPISGGEVLTRRQAFLPWLQRRAVDIIQPDVTKNGGLTESRHIAWMAFDHNITLVPHGWNTAVGLAADLQFSAAIPVARFVEYLTPCAYIEELPTTPFKIDGEGFLEIPTTPGLGIDIDLDKLKRLAGRRTVFRS, via the coding sequence ATGAAAATCGTTGAAATTGAAGTCGTCCCCCTGACCGGTGCCACCGTCGACGGCGGTTGGCCGCAAGGCCATGAACCTCAAGAAAACCTGCATACTTTGGTGCAGATCAAGACGGACGAGGGGATTCATGGCTGGGGTAGCGTCTTCACTTCCGGAACGCTTGTCGAAGGCGCCGTTGCGCTGCTTTGGCCGCTGCTGAAAGGACAGTCCGCCGTCGAACCTGAACGCGTGACCGAGACGCTGCGACAAGCAAGTTTCTGGCAGGGACGCGGTGGATCGGTCGAACATGCCATCAGCGGGATCGACATCGCCCTGTGGGACATCATGGGCAAAGCCTGCAACCAGCCGGTGTCACGGCTGCTGGGTGGAAACTATCGCCAGCGGATCATGCCGTACGGGTCCATCCTGTTTGATGAGCCTGCGGCCCTGCGAGAGACTCTGACAAGCGTCGTCCAACGGGGATTCAAGGCAATCAAGATGGGCTGGCGCCCGTTCGGACGACGCAATCGTCAGTTCGATGAACTACTCGTTCGCACCGCACGCGAGACTGTCGGCGATTCGGTCGAACTGATGGTCGACGCGGGCGGCAGCGAACAGTTCTGGCCTCACGGAACCAACTGGGCTCGCGAAACCGCCAAGATGCTGGCCGATTACAACATCACCTGGTTTGAAGAACCGCTTCCGCCGGACGACATCGAAGGCTACATCGAACTGACACGCGTCTCGCCCGTCCCGATCTCGGGCGGAGAAGTTCTGACTCGACGGCAAGCGTTTCTGCCGTGGCTGCAACGCCGCGCCGTCGACATCATTCAACCGGACGTGACCAAGAACGGCGGCCTGACGGAATCGCGACATATCGCCTGGATGGCCTTCGATCATAACATCACGCTGGTACCGCACGGCTGGAATACCGCCGTGGGACTGGCGGCCGACTTGCAATTCTCGGCAGCCATTCCCGTCGCAAGATTTGTCGAATATCTGACCCCCTGTGCCTATATCGAGGAATTGCCCACGACGCCATTCAAGATTGACGGTGAAGGCTTCCTGGAAATCCCCACGACACCGGGACTAGGCATCGACATTGATCTCGATAAATTGAAACGTCTGGCCGGTCGGCGGACAGTCTTTCGATCGTAG
- a CDS encoding Nramp family divalent metal transporter, with protein sequence MNAETSSVDSSETINPGCLPAWDRADLPEPLPFGFFNLFKTIGPGAILLVAAIGGGEWIAGPMATIKFGRGILWIATLAVVLQTIFNLEAARYTMYTGEPILTGFMRLKPGSLFWAWFYILIGVAQLATPALAAGCGAVLYAAFLGHLPQNADQQATQHWIATGVIIFAVALLLSGKSIERVLERLSWIMIVFIFGFLIIVNVLFVPREESLRSALGFIGMQPTHGNLDLVLLATFAATAGSGGLGNLAISNWFRDKGFAMGSLSGSIGNALAGEESAVRAIGTTFPTTPENMRRWHTWWRYAVLDQVALWAFGCVIGMYLNVNLAAYLIPPDVELKGMAAGTFQAQYMSEKMWSGFWYLALLNGFWILFSTHLGNTDVLVRLVSDISWVAFPKIRRWPVSRLYAVLLVLLTTWAVFAVRWGSVLELFEILGVVACPIMAIASLQILRVNTTFLPPAVRPKLWRRIGLVLCSLAYGGFTIALLIKRFGG encoded by the coding sequence GTGAATGCCGAGACCTCATCCGTTGATTCGTCCGAGACGATCAATCCTGGCTGCCTTCCTGCCTGGGACCGCGCCGATCTGCCCGAGCCGTTGCCGTTTGGCTTCTTCAACCTGTTCAAGACGATTGGCCCCGGCGCAATTCTGCTTGTCGCGGCGATCGGAGGAGGCGAATGGATCGCAGGCCCCATGGCCACGATCAAGTTTGGCCGGGGTATTCTTTGGATCGCCACGCTTGCGGTCGTTCTGCAGACGATCTTCAATCTCGAAGCGGCCCGCTATACGATGTACACGGGTGAGCCGATTCTGACAGGTTTCATGCGGCTGAAACCGGGTTCATTGTTCTGGGCCTGGTTTTATATCCTGATCGGCGTCGCTCAACTGGCGACTCCGGCTCTGGCCGCTGGCTGTGGTGCCGTTCTGTACGCGGCGTTCTTGGGGCATCTGCCTCAGAATGCTGACCAGCAAGCCACGCAGCATTGGATCGCGACCGGCGTGATCATCTTCGCCGTCGCGCTGCTCTTATCCGGAAAATCGATCGAGCGAGTGCTCGAACGGCTGTCGTGGATCATGATCGTGTTCATCTTCGGATTTTTGATCATCGTCAACGTCTTGTTCGTTCCCAGGGAAGAATCACTAAGAAGCGCCCTGGGGTTCATCGGAATGCAACCGACCCACGGCAATTTGGATCTAGTTCTTCTGGCGACATTCGCCGCGACGGCCGGATCCGGTGGACTCGGAAACCTCGCGATTTCCAACTGGTTCCGCGACAAGGGCTTTGCGATGGGTTCGCTCTCGGGCTCGATCGGCAACGCACTGGCTGGTGAAGAAAGCGCCGTGCGTGCGATCGGAACCACATTTCCCACGACGCCCGAGAACATGCGACGCTGGCACACCTGGTGGCGGTATGCGGTTCTGGATCAGGTGGCCCTTTGGGCGTTCGGCTGCGTGATTGGAATGTATTTGAATGTGAATCTGGCCGCCTACCTGATTCCACCCGATGTCGAATTGAAAGGGATGGCCGCGGGCACATTCCAGGCCCAGTACATGTCCGAAAAGATGTGGTCGGGCTTCTGGTATCTCGCGTTGCTGAATGGATTCTGGATCTTGTTCTCGACTCACCTCGGCAACACAGACGTTCTGGTGCGGCTGGTCTCTGACATCAGTTGGGTCGCATTCCCCAAGATCCGCCGCTGGCCTGTGAGTCGGCTTTATGCGGTCCTGTTGGTCCTGCTGACAACCTGGGCCGTGTTTGCCGTTCGTTGGGGCAGCGTGCTCGAGTTGTTTGAAATCCTTGGTGTCGTCGCCTGCCCCATCATGGCGATTGCCTCACTTCAGATCCTGCGAGTAAACACGACATTTCTGCCGCCAGCCGTTCGACCAAAACTGTGGCGACGAATCGGCCTGGTCCTCTGCTCGCTCGCCTACGGCGGCTTCACGATCGCGTTGCTCATCAAACGATTTGGCGGTTGA
- a CDS encoding PA0069 family radical SAM protein, which produces MTDPIRPGEVGRGAQSNPTNRFARIEVVVDEDSFDESSEENPPRTKTQYFSDLSKSVVTENDSPDVFFRYSINPYRGCSHGCSYCYARPTHEYLDLSAGLDFETKIFVKERAPELFRDWLARDRYRPEIVMMSGVTDCYQPAERHFQLTRKCLEVALAARQPIAIVTKNALVTRDIDLLRQMAERNLVSVAISITTLDQALTRSMEPRTSSPRARLRALRELTDAGVPTHVMIAPVIPSLNDSQIPSVLKAASEAGATSAGYVLLRLPHTVKPVFLDWLAVALPNQRERIESRLRDTRGGKLYEADFSTRMTGRGQIADQIRQTFEVFANKYGLNQKHEELDTSQFVRPIPKSGQMWLFND; this is translated from the coding sequence ATGACCGATCCAATTCGACCAGGAGAGGTGGGGCGCGGCGCTCAAAGCAATCCCACCAACCGTTTCGCGCGGATTGAGGTGGTCGTTGATGAAGATTCGTTCGACGAATCGTCAGAGGAAAATCCGCCTCGCACCAAGACGCAGTACTTTTCTGATTTGTCGAAGTCGGTGGTCACCGAGAACGACAGCCCGGATGTCTTCTTTCGTTACAGCATCAACCCGTACCGCGGGTGTTCTCATGGGTGCAGCTACTGCTACGCGCGACCGACGCACGAGTATCTGGATCTGAGCGCGGGGCTGGATTTCGAGACCAAGATTTTTGTGAAAGAACGCGCACCGGAACTGTTTCGTGACTGGCTGGCCCGTGACCGTTACCGGCCGGAAATCGTGATGATGTCGGGCGTGACAGACTGCTATCAGCCTGCCGAGCGTCATTTTCAATTGACGCGAAAGTGCCTGGAAGTCGCACTTGCGGCACGTCAGCCGATCGCCATCGTAACGAAGAACGCGCTCGTGACTCGCGACATTGACTTGTTGCGGCAGATGGCCGAACGGAATCTGGTCAGCGTTGCGATCAGTATTACGACATTGGATCAAGCACTCACACGCAGCATGGAGCCTCGAACCAGCAGCCCGCGAGCACGATTGCGCGCACTCCGTGAATTGACGGATGCCGGCGTGCCGACGCATGTGATGATCGCACCGGTGATTCCCAGTTTGAACGACTCACAGATCCCCTCGGTTCTTAAGGCCGCCAGCGAGGCCGGCGCGACATCCGCAGGGTATGTCCTGCTTCGTCTGCCTCACACGGTCAAACCGGTGTTCCTGGATTGGCTGGCCGTCGCCCTTCCCAACCAACGAGAACGGATCGAATCCCGGTTGCGAGATACCAGAGGGGGAAAGCTGTACGAAGCGGACTTTTCAACGCGGATGACAGGCCGTGGACAAATTGCCGATCAGATTCGTCAGACGTTTGAAGTCTTTGCTAATAAATATGGACTCAACCAAAAGCACGAAGAACTTGATACGTCGCAGTTCGTGCGGCCCATCCCGAAATCCGGACAGATGTGGCTGTTCAACGATTGA
- a CDS encoding SlyX family protein — MTAPDVSQQIIDLQMTVAHLEHDLAQMHHVLLAVQADLKGMRDQMAKLERRVVQASEPAEQRDPNDERPPHY, encoded by the coding sequence TTGACCGCACCCGATGTATCGCAACAAATCATTGACCTACAAATGACCGTGGCTCATTTGGAGCACGATCTCGCGCAAATGCACCATGTCCTGCTGGCGGTGCAAGCCGACCTGAAAGGAATGCGCGATCAAATGGCCAAGCTCGAACGGCGCGTCGTTCAGGCCAGCGAACCCGCCGAACAACGCGATCCAAATGACGAACGCCCGCCTCACTACTGA
- a CDS encoding DUF1559 domain-containing protein, whose product MNSQPTISACSPLENARQQVSLDMSRRSAPPARSGFTLIELLVVIAIIAMLAALLLPAVQMAREAGRRSQCINNLKQITLAMHNYEGSFRTFPSGYISHPIEPVEETPLTERPVFDTVINKVRTQSTFPTWVLPDDWGWPSFILPQMDQGTISIDFKKGKFNMTDFAFTPNEAYVKTQIPSYVCPSAQSLPGTRPENWAYATYRGSMGAYDTNNSGPVNAPTNPNGMLYRNSAVRTADVSDGQSNTILVGDSLYGFWADGFSCCVRVWEDSTHPDLWDTYWAYQVQTVNGPLITLRFFSFGSAHGDLCNFSLVDGSVKSVSKRIDPSIFKAISTRNGALKSMSPTMENVVDTW is encoded by the coding sequence ATGAATTCGCAACCTACAATCTCAGCCTGCAGTCCCCTCGAAAATGCCCGTCAGCAGGTGAGTCTTGATATGTCACGTCGGTCTGCCCCCCCAGCACGTTCTGGATTCACGTTGATTGAACTGCTGGTCGTAATCGCCATCATCGCGATGCTGGCCGCACTGTTACTGCCCGCCGTTCAAATGGCGAGGGAAGCCGGTCGGCGTTCCCAATGCATCAACAATCTGAAACAAATCACGTTGGCCATGCACAACTACGAGGGATCGTTTCGCACCTTTCCCTCAGGGTATATCTCTCATCCCATCGAGCCTGTCGAAGAAACACCACTGACGGAGCGTCCCGTCTTCGATACGGTCATCAACAAAGTGCGTACGCAGTCCACCTTTCCCACGTGGGTGCTTCCCGACGACTGGGGCTGGCCGAGCTTCATTTTGCCACAAATGGATCAAGGGACCATCTCGATCGATTTCAAAAAGGGGAAGTTCAATATGACCGACTTCGCCTTCACCCCCAATGAAGCCTATGTGAAGACCCAGATTCCAAGTTACGTTTGCCCCAGCGCGCAGTCACTGCCGGGGACTCGTCCCGAGAACTGGGCCTACGCAACTTACCGGGGATCGATGGGCGCTTACGACACGAACAACAGCGGACCGGTCAACGCTCCCACGAATCCCAATGGAATGCTGTATCGCAACAGCGCCGTGCGGACTGCGGATGTTTCCGACGGGCAGTCCAACACTATCCTGGTCGGCGATTCTCTTTATGGATTCTGGGCCGATGGATTCAGCTGCTGCGTCCGAGTCTGGGAGGATTCAACGCACCCTGACCTGTGGGATACGTATTGGGCATACCAGGTTCAAACCGTGAACGGCCCCTTGATCACACTGCGATTCTTCAGCTTCGGCAGCGCGCACGGCGATCTCTGTAACTTCTCACTCGTGGATGGATCGGTCAAATCGGTTTCGAAACGGATCGATCCCAGCATCTTCAAGGCGATTTCCACGCGAAACGGTGCGTTGAAATCGATGAGCCCCACCATGGAAAACGTGGTCGATACCTGGTGA
- a CDS encoding cation-translocating P-type ATPase family protein, giving the protein MHYIPESTTEMLRGNATCRVASKSNFHYQSAPLYFLTSIVAALVVADWYLSFGAGTATAATLWGYRLALLAAVAGGARILYHTLDGMFSGRFGADLALTLACLAAIALGEHQTAGLVVLISLIGESIEGYTIDRARWAVQQTFALWPEIVHRQRDGREQDVPLVELAVGDIVTVRPGERIPVDGRVVAGSSVIDQSPFTGESVPVDKQAGDLVLAGTLNQFGALTIVAETIGDQTALARVSQLVGTAVSRKADFERLADQLAKWFLPVVLLAAVITLVGWRIVAGTWSSGMLPALGVLVVACPCPLVLATPCAVMASLAWLARRGVVVKGSAVLERLATVDTFAFDKTGTLTQGALALGEIVPTSGLTADEVLQVAAIAERHSEHLLARILVTSAEDRGLEIPASLDFQALAGAGVMAKIPLGDLKLAREFASLSGVRSTDTTTRATPDAARLVTIVVGNRRALDRAEIAFSHDAAELLRLREVAGESPLVVALDGTVIGVIGVRESIRPESRRVLEELRGEGITRFALLTGDRAQPADAVVKSLGLFEHVATDQLPADKAEWVEASRQAGRQIAMVGDGINDAPALAAANVGLALGRAGGDLAAAAGDIILLGDPLRPLPGLVRLSRALVRNIWQSIVIFAFGLNGLGIIACALRWIDPIGGAVFHEVASLAVMANAMRLLAFENWSATVASRFLMRMTLALDWLAIYASPSRWLYWTIDHWRLGMKLAAALVCAGWFVSGIVQLNEDEQAIVTRLGRYETTLSAGLHWRWPWPLERTLREKTNRVRSVAVGFRNLDGANRTGSVPSRVRLTRFGERSRTARLWLGGLFSRPSNSTSIVTSEPVVEWTSSHDDNSMTEMADEAMMLTADEVPVELRAEAQYVIRDLKQFLFAGSRQTDVVLRAAAESVLREIAASASIDELLTEGRANLERRSLSRLKQRVDQYGIGIEVVELQWLDVHPPQSVVPAYRQVADALEEQELLINEAEAYASRTLVSAIGEEAFTLLQSAAKTQVPDRRNSPTRIDWQLSDELWRQLQQPNEHGDPRLSGNAAAILLEGHCARARREHAARGVASRFNELFVEDQRHPEMTRRHLYWTAMIEILVQRALTIIDPMAAGRQHLWLGTAPANGMIPQLPAPRE; this is encoded by the coding sequence ATGCACTACATTCCTGAATCGACGACCGAGATGCTGCGTGGCAATGCCACATGCCGCGTCGCGTCGAAGTCGAACTTCCACTATCAGTCGGCACCGCTCTATTTTCTGACATCGATCGTGGCCGCGCTGGTGGTCGCCGATTGGTACTTGAGTTTCGGGGCTGGAACAGCCACGGCAGCGACCCTCTGGGGTTATCGGCTCGCGCTCTTGGCCGCCGTCGCGGGAGGTGCCCGCATCCTCTACCACACACTCGACGGTATGTTTTCGGGCCGGTTTGGTGCGGATTTGGCGCTGACACTGGCGTGTCTGGCCGCGATTGCACTCGGTGAGCATCAAACAGCAGGACTGGTCGTGTTGATCTCGTTGATTGGCGAGAGCATCGAGGGGTACACGATTGATCGCGCGCGATGGGCCGTCCAGCAAACCTTCGCACTTTGGCCCGAGATTGTGCACCGACAGCGCGACGGTCGCGAGCAGGACGTACCGCTCGTCGAACTCGCTGTGGGTGACATTGTCACGGTGCGGCCGGGTGAGCGAATTCCGGTTGATGGTCGAGTTGTCGCGGGTTCGTCTGTGATCGACCAAAGTCCCTTTACCGGCGAAAGTGTTCCTGTCGATAAACAGGCTGGTGACCTCGTGTTGGCCGGTACGTTGAATCAGTTTGGCGCCTTGACGATCGTCGCCGAAACAATCGGCGATCAGACCGCCCTGGCGCGCGTGTCCCAGCTCGTCGGAACAGCGGTCAGTCGCAAAGCAGATTTTGAACGTTTGGCCGATCAATTGGCCAAGTGGTTTTTGCCGGTTGTCCTGCTGGCCGCCGTGATCACGCTGGTGGGTTGGCGTATTGTGGCGGGGACCTGGTCCAGTGGGATGCTTCCCGCGCTGGGCGTTCTGGTCGTCGCGTGTCCCTGTCCGCTGGTGCTGGCCACACCCTGTGCCGTAATGGCCTCGCTCGCCTGGCTCGCTCGCCGAGGTGTGGTCGTCAAAGGGTCCGCTGTACTGGAACGGTTGGCAACGGTCGACACATTCGCCTTCGACAAGACGGGGACATTAACGCAAGGGGCCTTGGCGCTTGGCGAAATCGTTCCGACATCCGGCCTGACCGCCGACGAAGTGCTGCAAGTGGCTGCTATTGCCGAGCGACACAGCGAACATCTGTTGGCGCGAATTCTGGTCACGAGTGCCGAAGATCGTGGCTTGGAGATCCCCGCGTCGCTCGACTTTCAGGCGCTGGCCGGCGCCGGTGTCATGGCGAAAATTCCCCTGGGCGACCTAAAACTTGCCCGGGAGTTTGCGTCCTTGAGCGGAGTCCGTTCCACCGACACAACGACACGAGCGACACCGGATGCAGCGCGACTTGTCACGATTGTGGTGGGGAATCGACGCGCGCTGGATCGGGCGGAGATTGCATTTTCTCATGACGCGGCCGAACTGCTGAGGCTTCGCGAAGTTGCGGGAGAGTCTCCCCTGGTCGTGGCACTCGACGGGACGGTGATTGGTGTCATCGGAGTGCGTGAGTCAATCCGACCCGAATCGCGACGAGTTCTCGAGGAACTTCGTGGCGAGGGCATTACGCGATTTGCGTTGTTAACGGGTGATCGAGCCCAACCAGCGGACGCCGTCGTGAAATCGCTCGGCTTATTTGAACATGTGGCGACCGATCAACTGCCGGCGGATAAAGCCGAGTGGGTCGAGGCGTCGCGACAGGCCGGGCGACAGATCGCGATGGTGGGCGATGGAATCAACGATGCGCCAGCCCTGGCGGCTGCGAACGTCGGCTTGGCCCTCGGTCGCGCCGGTGGAGACCTGGCGGCCGCCGCAGGAGATATCATACTTCTCGGCGATCCACTGCGGCCCCTGCCCGGTTTGGTTCGTCTGTCACGCGCACTCGTCCGGAACATCTGGCAAAGCATCGTCATTTTTGCCTTTGGTCTGAATGGACTAGGGATCATTGCCTGCGCGTTGCGGTGGATCGACCCGATTGGCGGAGCGGTGTTTCACGAGGTGGCGTCGCTGGCGGTGATGGCCAACGCGATGCGATTGCTTGCGTTCGAGAACTGGTCCGCAACGGTCGCGTCGCGTTTCCTGATGCGGATGACCTTGGCTCTCGACTGGCTGGCAATTTATGCGTCTCCTTCCAGATGGCTGTATTGGACCATCGACCACTGGCGGTTAGGAATGAAGCTCGCCGCAGCCCTGGTATGCGCCGGGTGGTTCGTATCGGGAATCGTCCAGCTCAACGAAGATGAGCAAGCGATCGTCACGCGACTAGGACGATACGAGACAACGCTGTCGGCGGGGCTGCACTGGCGCTGGCCTTGGCCGCTCGAACGAACCCTGCGTGAAAAGACGAATCGGGTTCGGAGCGTTGCGGTCGGCTTCCGAAATTTGGATGGCGCGAATCGAACGGGCAGCGTGCCTTCGCGTGTCCGCCTGACAAGGTTCGGCGAACGAAGTCGCACCGCGCGTCTTTGGCTCGGAGGTCTGTTCTCGCGTCCATCAAACTCCACGTCAATCGTCACGAGCGAGCCTGTCGTGGAATGGACCAGCAGTCACGACGACAATTCCATGACGGAGATGGCCGATGAGGCGATGATGTTGACGGCGGACGAAGTGCCTGTCGAATTGCGGGCTGAAGCGCAGTATGTCATTCGCGATCTCAAACAATTTCTGTTCGCGGGAAGCCGTCAAACGGATGTTGTCTTACGGGCTGCTGCCGAAAGTGTCTTGCGCGAGATTGCGGCAAGCGCTTCGATTGATGAACTGCTGACGGAAGGCCGTGCAAACCTGGAACGACGCTCGTTATCGCGTCTGAAGCAGCGAGTCGATCAGTACGGCATCGGGATCGAAGTGGTGGAATTGCAATGGTTGGATGTTCATCCGCCGCAATCGGTGGTTCCGGCATATCGGCAGGTTGCCGATGCGTTGGAAGAACAGGAATTGCTGATCAATGAAGCGGAAGCCTATGCGTCAAGGACGCTGGTGTCGGCCATCGGTGAAGAAGCGTTCACGTTGTTGCAGTCGGCCGCGAAAACGCAGGTGCCTGATCGACGCAATTCGCCGACGCGAATCGATTGGCAATTGAGCGACGAATTGTGGCGGCAATTGCAGCAACCGAACGAGCATGGTGATCCGCGCTTGTCGGGAAATGCGGCGGCAATTCTGCTCGAAGGTCACTGTGCCCGTGCCCGGCGTGAACATGCCGCGCGCGGTGTTGCGAGTCGATTCAATGAACTGTTTGTCGAAGATCAGCGACACCCGGAGATGACCCGGCGGCATCTTTACTGGACGGCGATGATTGAGATCCTGGTGCAGCGCGCGCTGACAATCATCGATCCAATGGCGGCCGGTCGGCAACATCTGTGGCTTGGGACGGCACCGGCGAATGGCATGATTCC
- a CDS encoding alkaline phosphatase family protein gives MPRPLLILNVVGLTHEMLGESTPHLKALADDGFSRPMGTVLPAVTCSAQSTMLTGTLPREHGIVGNGWYFRDLAEVMFWKQSNRLVRGHRIYDEGVWRDPAYTTAKMFWWYNMYASVDWSMTPRPSYPADGRKIFDSYSQPASLRDELQAKLGVFPLPRFWGPMADITSSRWIADASIEVMQRNKPTLTLVYLPHLDYSMQRLGPADPQIAREIQLVDAEAGKCIAAARKLGAEILVVSEYAITPVSKPVHLNRILRRHGYVQTRLEPLGWETLDCGASRAFAVADHQVAHVYIHGHDDIKAVKLLLNSTDGVDLVLDRSEQKQFGLDHERSGELVVVAAPDSWFTYYFWNDDRLAPDYARTIDIHRKPGYDPVELFVDPKLSFPQLRIARRLAQKFLGFRYYMDVIGLDASLVKGSHGRLPTPGQESREAPVFICSRRDLEVDEIPMTAVKDLALKMQFE, from the coding sequence ATGCCCCGCCCACTTCTGATTCTCAATGTTGTCGGCCTAACTCACGAAATGCTGGGCGAGAGTACGCCGCATTTGAAGGCGCTGGCGGATGACGGTTTCTCCCGCCCGATGGGAACGGTGCTTCCCGCAGTCACCTGCTCGGCCCAATCGACGATGTTGACCGGGACATTGCCACGCGAGCATGGAATCGTCGGGAACGGATGGTACTTTCGTGATCTGGCCGAGGTCATGTTTTGGAAGCAATCGAATCGACTTGTTCGCGGTCATCGCATTTATGACGAAGGGGTTTGGCGCGATCCCGCCTATACCACGGCGAAAATGTTCTGGTGGTACAACATGTACGCCAGCGTCGATTGGTCGATGACACCGCGACCGTCCTATCCTGCGGATGGCCGCAAGATCTTCGATTCCTACAGTCAACCTGCCAGTCTGAGGGATGAACTGCAGGCAAAGCTGGGGGTTTTTCCGTTGCCCCGATTCTGGGGGCCGATGGCCGATATCACCAGTTCTCGCTGGATTGCCGACGCCTCGATTGAAGTCATGCAGCGAAACAAACCGACGCTGACGCTGGTCTACCTGCCACACCTCGATTACAGCATGCAGCGGTTAGGACCGGCCGATCCTCAAATCGCACGTGAGATCCAACTGGTCGATGCTGAAGCGGGCAAGTGCATCGCCGCCGCACGAAAATTAGGGGCCGAAATCCTGGTCGTCTCGGAATATGCGATCACACCCGTCTCGAAGCCCGTGCATCTCAATCGGATTCTTCGTCGACACGGCTATGTTCAAACGCGGCTGGAACCACTCGGCTGGGAGACACTCGATTGTGGCGCGTCGAGGGCCTTCGCCGTCGCCGACCATCAGGTGGCGCATGTCTATATTCACGGACATGACGACATCAAGGCGGTGAAGTTGCTACTGAACTCAACGGATGGCGTTGATCTGGTGCTGGATCGCTCCGAGCAGAAGCAGTTCGGTCTTGATCATGAACGCTCGGGCGAACTGGTCGTGGTTGCCGCGCCCGACTCTTGGTTCACCTACTACTTCTGGAACGACGACCGCCTTGCCCCTGACTATGCGCGTACGATCGACATTCATCGCAAGCCGGGATATGACCCGGTGGAACTGTTCGTCGATCCCAAGCTGTCCTTTCCGCAATTGCGGATTGCGCGACGGCTGGCGCAGAAGTTTCTGGGGTTCCGCTACTACATGGACGTCATTGGGCTCGATGCGAGCCTCGTCAAAGGCAGTCATGGACGATTGCCCACACCGGGGCAGGAATCACGCGAAGCGCCTGTCTTCATTTGCTCACGCCGCGATCTCGAAGTCGACGAAATTCCCATGACGGCGGTGAAAGACCTGGCGCTGAAGATGCAGTTTGAATAG